The Vigna unguiculata cultivar IT97K-499-35 chromosome 6, ASM411807v1, whole genome shotgun sequence genome contains a region encoding:
- the LOC114187292 gene encoding reactive Intermediate Deaminase A, chloroplastic-like: MASFYAARTFHIPAMNGGVFFRRASWAAGIGGATVAGVSLLRSCSSKRSLPFACRSISNDSRIKEAVQTEKAPAALGPYSQAIKANNLLFVSGVLGLVPETGKFISDDVEDQTEQLLKNMGEILKSGGAGYSSVVKTTILLADLKDFKKVNEIYAKYFPSPAPARSTYQVAALPMDAKIEVECIAAL, from the exons ATGGCATCGTTTTACGCCGCAAGGACTTTCCACATTCCGGCAATGAACGGCGGCGTTTTTTTCCGGCGAGCATCGTGGGCCGCCGGAATTGGCGGAGCCACGGTGGCCGGTGTCTCACTATTGCGTTCGTGTTCGTCTAAGCGCTCTCTGCCATTCGCGTGCAGGAGTATCTCTAATGATTCCC GAATAAAGGAAGCTGTTCAGACTGAAAAGGCCCCAGCGGCATTGGGACCATATTCTCAAGCAATCAAAGCCAACAACCTTCTGTTTGTGTCGGGTGTTCTTGGCCTTGTTCCCGAG ACTGGAAAGTTCATCTCTGATGATGTTGAAGATCAGACAGAGCAG CTTCTCAAAAATATGGGGGAGATACTAAAATCAGGGGGTGCTGGCTACTCATCAGTTGTTAAGACGACAATATT GTTAGCTGATTTGAAGGACTTCAAGAAAGTTAATGAGATCTATGCTAAAT ACTTCCCTTCACCTGCTCCAGCTCGATCAACCTATCAAGTTGCTGCCTTGCCAATGGATGCCAAGATTGAAGTTGAGTGCATTGCAGCACTTTGA
- the LOC114186919 gene encoding uncharacterized protein LOC114186919 translates to MATSTIKLFTTILFFVFFSQGYSKCSLKDIHVSQAITGLTVKGKPEMNVTIANWCSCAQSNLKLDCRGFQSTKAINPSILNVSGNVCLVNGGKPLLKAAVEFSYAWDTSFSFDPISSSISCN, encoded by the exons ATGGCCACTTCAACTATCAAGCTTTTCACCACAATtctcttctttgttttcttttctcaag GTTATAGCAAATGCTCTTTGAAGGATATTCATGTGAGCCAAGCAATAACTGGACTTACAGTGAAGGGAAAACCAGAAATGAATGTGACGATTGCAAATTGGTGTTCTTGTGCACAATCAAATCTGAAACTTGATTGCAGAGGATTTCAATCCACTAAAGCAATAAACCCTTCAATTTTGAATGTTTCTGGGAATGTTTGTCTTGTTAATGGTGGAAAACCTCTGTTAAAGGCTGCTGTTGAATTTAGTTATGCTTGGGATACTTCATTTTCATTTGATCctatttcttcttctatttcttgTAATTGA
- the LOC114186724 gene encoding NEP1-interacting protein 1-like yields MFSGMMQATTRCKELLSMWLLAASANYALRRFMKVIERVVFAEFTCIVALGGSIMGIIAGAISGHTTEAGFVDGACKGAVTGAIAALQLLNNAAAAEPLSKFALLRSLLNGKVFMEWICPVVAKVYQCHMNAHGTSYREESSDINNGVVRGITVKEMTWNIIRELPVQQFNSSEMLNLYNESCCSICFQDFEDEEFVKTLPNCGHFFHLVCIDKWLVKQGSCPICRIYVPQL; encoded by the exons ATGTTTTCTGGAATGATGCAAGCAACAACAAGGTGTAAGGAGCTTCTTTCCATGTGGCTTTTGGCTGCCAGTGCCAATTATGCACTTCGTCGATTCATGAAAGTCATAGAGAGAGTTGTTTTTGCTGAATTTACTTGCATTGTGGCATTAG GAGGGTCCATAATGGGGATAATTGCAGGAGCCATCAGTGGCCACACCACAGAAGCTGGTTTTGTTGATGGTGCTTGCAAAGGAGCTGTGACAGGGGCAATTGCTGCACTACAATTGCTAAATAATGCTGCAGCTGCTGAGCCTCTGTCTAAG TTTGCCCTATTGAGGAGTTTGCTAAATGGAAAGGTATTTATGGAATGGATATGTCCAGTAGTTGCAAAAGTGTATCAATGTCAT ATGAATGCACATGGAACAAGTTACAGAGAAGAATCATCAGATATAAACAATGGCGTTGTGAGGGGAATCACAGTCAAAGAAATGACTTGGAATATCATCCGAGAGCTTCCTGTTCAACAATTCAATTCCAGTGAAATGTTGAATCTTTACAATGAATCATGCTGCTCAATTTGCTTCCAA GATTTTGAGGATGAAGAATTTGTGAAGACACTTCCAAACTGTGGCCACTTTTTTCACTTGGTGTGCATAGACAAATGGCTAGTTAAACAAGGATCATGTCCCATCTGTAGAATTTATGTTCCACAATTATGA